DNA sequence from the Candidatus Hydrogenedentota bacterium genome:
TACGGTTGGATTAACCGCCAAGACGCGAAGAACGCCAAGGAAAGTAAAGGAAATACAGGGAAACTTTGCGCCCTTAGCGTTTTCGCGGTTAAGTGTGTGATAGACTCCTAGTTCGCCGAAAGCTCCTAAAATGTCTGCCATTCAAGTTGAAAACCTACGCAAGGTATTTCGCGTTAACCAAAAACAGCCGGGCGTGTTGGGGGCCGTTAAGGCGCTGTTTGACCCACGCTACGAAGAAAAAGTAGCCGTGGACGGCATCTCATTTAACGTGGCGGCGGGCGAAATGGTGGGCTACATCGGCGTCAACGGCGCGGGCAAATCCACCACCATCAAAATGCTCACCGGCGTGCTGGTGCCCACCAGCGGGCGCGTCAACGTGCTGGGCCGAGACCCGCACCGCCAGCGCGTGCCCAACGCCAAAGAGATTGGCGTGGTATTTGGCCAACGCTCACAACTATGGTGGGATATTGCCTTTATT
Encoded proteins:
- a CDS encoding ATP-binding cassette domain-containing protein; this translates as MSAIQVENLRKVFRVNQKQPGVLGAVKALFDPRYEEKVAVDGISFNVAAGEMVGYIGVNGAGKSTTIKMLTGVLVPTSGRVNVLGRDPHRQRVPNAKEIGVVFGQRSQLWWDIAFIESLNLIAKMYEVPSDRYQQLLKQFSETLELDELLR